The following coding sequences lie in one Arachis hypogaea cultivar Tifrunner chromosome 4, arahy.Tifrunner.gnm2.J5K5, whole genome shotgun sequence genomic window:
- the LOC112744750 gene encoding F-box/kelch-repeat protein At3g06240-like, producing MGPIEMEQSSMEKKKKLKSFNDLLPLELIREILLRVSIKHLACVRCVSKLWNTLISDPNFAKSHLDLSLAPSLTCLFLQDNSHAYSVDLDALLQDDNDGVDAIALSLPSMKKPSFDFHLLGSCRGFVLLQHEPQFLILWNPLTDSSKRISYSHMVNAATRDRDYDYLVKVFCFLHDALLCGFGYDASQDDYVVVVAYKDKDDKNHFDLCYLRSNSWISLDAALPKSLYWGYWKPEGLFCNGAIHWSTYEYCIDILIFDLKERSFSKISVPIETTDLYHPCLVLLGGCLALYFYEEITTEIWVMKEYKVQSSWTLYEIPLGFFQPLCLSANGDIIGRCYPSDGEVGFYIYNVRGELLKHVNVQYLYGDPNHIRSVVHVDCLMAVPSNIKQKKRKKGCQNHKEVKQGK from the exons ATGGGACCAATAGAAATGGAGCAATCGagcatggagaagaagaagaagctcaagagcttcaACGATCTCCTTCCTCTGGAGCTGATACGGGAAATCTTACTGAGGGTTTCCATCAAACACCTTGCGTGCGTCAGGTGCGTTTCCAAGCTATGGAACACTCTTATTTCCGATCCCAATTTCGCAAAATCCCATCTTGACCTCTCTCTCGCACCCTCTCTTACATGCCTCTTCCTCCAAGACAATTCTCACGCTTACTCAGTTGACCTCGACGCACTGCTTCAAGACGATAATGATGGCGTTGATGCAATagccctctctctcccttccATGAAGAAGCCATCTTTTGATTTCCATCTTCTTGGTTCCTGCAGAGGGTTTGTACTCTTGCAGCACGAACCACAGTTTCTTATCCTATGGAACCCACTCACGGATTCCAGCAAAAGAATCTCATACTCTCACATGGTTAATGCCGCAACAAGAGATAGAGATTATGATTATCTTGTTAAGGTCTTCTGCTTTCTCCATGATGCGCTTCTATGTGGCTTTGGGTATGATGCGTCGCAAGATGATTATGTAGTAGTTGTAGCATATAAGGATAAAGACGACAAAAACCATTTTGATCTGTGTTATTTGAGAAGCAATTCATGGATTAGTCTTGATGCTGCACTTCCCAAATCATTGTACTGGGGTTATTGGAAACCTGAGGGGTTGTTCTGTAACGGGGCTATTCATTGGTCTACTTATGAGTACTGTATTGACATTCTTATCTTTGATCTGAAGGAAAGAAGTTTCTCTAAGATATCTGTGCCAATAGAAACAACAGACCTATATCACCCCTGTCTTGTCCTGCTAGGAGGGTGCCTAGCCTTGTATTTTTATGAAGAGATTACAACTGAGATATGGGTGATGAAAGAATATAAAGTGCAGTCGTCTTGGACCCTCTATGAGATTCCCCTTGGATTCTTTCAGCCTCTGTGCTTATCTGCTAATGGGGATATTATTGGAAGATGTTATCCTTCAGATGGTGAAGTAGGGTTCTATATATATAATGTCAGAGGAGAGCTGCTCAAACATGTTAATGTTCAATATCTTTATGGTGATCCCAACCACATAAGGTCCGTTGTGCATGTGGACTGTCTCATGGCTGTCCCTAGCAACATCAagcagaagaagagaaaaaagg GCTGTCAGAATCACAAAGAGGTAAAACAAGGGAAGTGA
- the LOC140184269 gene encoding TMV resistance protein N-like, producing the protein MLSQFFRGFTQYGFTDRLYHALCERGITTFRDDENLRVGDRIRDTLLEAIERSRISIAVLCKDYASSTWCLDELVQIMKCWNNGKHQPVLPIFYQVEPSDVRRQRNQYEKNMMKHEDRYGKDSHHIKAWTLALHQVADLSGVTCKVKSYESEIIKKIVEEVSEKLPLEPLYIKHPIGFDSHFEVVESLWI; encoded by the exons ATGCTATCACAATT CTTTAGAGGCTTCACCCAATACGGATTCACAGATCGCCTCTATCATGCTCTGTGTGAGAGAGGAATCACCACCTTCAGAGATGATGAGAACCTCAGAGTTGGTGATAGAATCAGAGATACTCTTCTTGAAGCAATTGAAAGATCCAG GATATCTATTGCTGTGCTGTGTAAGGACTATGCTTCTTCCACATGGTGTTTGGATGAACTAGTACAGATCATGAAGTGCTGGAATAATGGAAAACATCAACCAGTTTTGCCAATCTTTTATCAAGTGGAACCATCAGATGTGAGGCGCCAGAGGAACCAATATGAAAAAAACATGATGAAGCATGAAGACAGATATGGCAAAGACTCCCATCATATAAAAGCATGGACGTTGGCTTTGCATCAAGTGGCAGATCTAAGCGGAGTGACTTGTAAAGTGAAGAG CTATGAAAGTGAGATTATAAAGAAAATTGTTGAAGAGGTCTCAGAGAAGCTTCCTCTTGAACCACTATACATTAAGCATCCAATTGGTTTTGATTCTCACTTTGAAGTAGTGGAATCTCTTTGGATCTGA